In a single window of the Aquarana catesbeiana isolate 2022-GZ linkage group LG13, ASM4218655v1, whole genome shotgun sequence genome:
- the ACYP1 gene encoding acylphosphatase-1, which produces MAEGGSLISLDYEVFGKVQGVFFRKYTQAEGTRLGLVGWVKNTDNGTVQGQIQGPLSRVREMQKWLQEKGSPKSRITEAKFHNERDIQQLEFRSFSVKK; this is translated from the exons ATGGCGGAGGGTGGCTCGCTCATCTCCCTGGACTATGAGGTGTTTGGGAAGGTGCAGGGGGTTTTCTTCCGCAAGTACACACAG GCGGAGGGGACACGTCTGGGCTTGGTAGGCTGGGTGAAGAATACAGACAATGGGACGGTCCAAGGGCAGATTCAGGGGCCGCTGAGCCGAGTGCGGGAGATGCAGAAATGGCTGCAGGAAAAAGGGAGCCCCAAAtccagaatcacagaggccaaatTTCACAACGAGAGGGACATCCAACAACTGGAGTTCAGAAGTTTCTCCGTTAAAAAGTGA
- the ZC2HC1C gene encoding zinc finger C2HC domain-containing protein 1C, which yields MARLKMASNAYPEGLAESRLPTLQAPKMLSRLEMLKNDYQERNLRVKEEKMMTLLKQQQERISHRATNSSLYTAYPSQHKSFHEVHQHPYSSPWAPEESAWASNWTVSKRTAGIDRAHPLKPVYHRKASTHVPDSHHPPSANRYKPLPVQEQVRSKSGPARTNPWQQLEKNESNLEAEIRRKEALLREKLRKTEEELRRIQREREEVEMEDRRVHEIQDTRRVRAATTHNTTTKTYHYSGYREEKDREDRHHHVEDRFYQDIEAKSQIQEPTSDRSTKFIRQTKNVTPPLTNGSSHITVAPQDAQTNRSAIGDHVEDSEEDLVPCELCGRRFMVQRLEKHMQVCQKMLNSKRKVFDSSKARAKGTDLEQYLHTKGRTKDPPPQVKGSSWRQKHESFIRTIRQARLVQDVVSKGGKASDVPPPPPEENPDYVTCPHCSRRFAPRPAERHIPMCATIKSRPCPPPARRR from the exons ATGGCAAGGCTCAAGATGGCTTCAAATGCATACCCAGAGGGGTTAGCTGAATCAAGGCTTCCTACACTGCAAGCCCCTAAAATGCTGTCCCGTTTGGAGATGTTAAAGAACGACTACCAAGAGCGAAACCTCAGAGTCAAAGAGGAGAAGATGATGACTCTGCTAAAACAGCAACAAGAGCGCATCTCACACAGGGCCACCAACTCTTCACTGTACACTGCATATCCTTCTCAACACAAGTCATTTCATGAAGTCCACCAGCACCCATATTCAAGTCCCTGGGCCCCAGAGGAAAGCGCATGGGCCTCTAACTGGACAGTAAGCAAGAGGACTGCTGGCATAGACCGCGCACATCCTCTCAAACCAGTCTATCACCGCAAGGCATCCACACACGTGCCCGACAGCCATCACCCTCCGTCAGCTAACAGGTACAAACCTCTTCCAGTACAAGAGCAGGTAAGGTCCAAATCTGGCCCAGCCCGGACAAACCCTTGGCAACAGCTGGAGAAAAATGAATCCAACCTGGAAGCTGAGATTCGCAGGAAAGAAGCGCTGCTAAGAGAAAAGCTGCGAAAAACAGAGGAAGAACTGCGccgcatacagagagagagagaagaggtggAAATGGAAGACAGAAGAGTCCATGAGATTCAGGACACCAGGAGGGTGAGGGCAGCCACAACCCACAACACGACAACAAAGACCTACCATTATTCAGGCTACAGAGAAGAGAAAGACAGGGAGGACAGACATCATCATGTGGAGGACAGATTCTATCAGGACATAGAAGCTAAAAGCCAGATCCAGGAGCCGACCTCAGATAGGAGCACAAAATTTATCAGACAAACCAAGAATGTTACTCCACCGCTGACAAATGGCTCATCCCATATCACAGTGGCACCTCAAGATGCTCAAACCAACAGATCCGCCATAGGCGATCACGTAGAGGACAGTGAAGAGGACTTGGTTCCATGCGAGCTGTGCGGTCGACGTTTTATGGTGCAGCGTCTAGAGAAACATATGCAGGTCTGCCAGAAGATGCTGAACTCCAAAAGGAAGGTGTTTGATTCTTCCAAAGCTAGGGCCAAAGGGACCGACCTCGAGCAATATCTACACACCAAAGGGAGAACGAAAGACCCACCACCGCAG GTCAAAGGCAGCTCATGGCGTCAGAAGCACGAGTCTTTCATCCGAACCATTCGCCAGGCTCGTCTGGTGCAGGACGTTGTGAGCAAAGGAGGGAAAGCATCTGACGTGCCTCCACCTCCGCCAGAGGAAAATCCAGATTATGTGACCTGTCCTCACTGCAGTCGGCGCTTCGCTCCACGACCTGCTGAACGCCATATACCCATGTGTGCAACGATTAAGAGCAGGCCCTGCCCTCCTCCAGCCAGGCGCCGCTGA